CCGCCGACGGGCGGCATGCGGGTCGAAAGCTGCGACACCGCCGTCGTGTTGCCGTGATAGGTGAAGTCGGTGGCGATGACGCCGGTCCTGCCCGTCACGGCTTGCGCCATGCGCAGCGCCACGTCGTTCGCCTCGCTGCCGGTGCAGGTGAGGATCGCCGTATCGAGGCTCGCATCGAAGGTGGCGGTCAGGCGCTCGACATAGTCGAGAATGCCTTCATGCAGATAGCGGGTGTGGGTGTTGAGCGTCGCGGCCTGCCGGCAGATCGCCTCCACCACACGCGGGTGGCAATGGCCGACATGCGGCACATTGTTGTAGCAGTCGAGATATTTCCGCCCGTCCGCATCCCACAGCCACACGCCCTCGCCCTTCACCAGATGGACCGGATCCTCGTAGAAGAGCGACATGTTGCGGCCGAGCAGTTTTTCGCGCCGGGCGCGCAGGGATTGCGTCTCGCCCATCGTACTCACCCTTGAGCCGCCGAAAGCCCCGCATCGAGCGCCGAGACGATCTTCTGGACGTCGGCGGCGGTGATGACGAGCGGGGGCGAGATGATGACGTTGGCGCCGGACGTGCGGACCATGACGCCGGCCTCGTAGGCGGTGTCGTAGACCTTCTGCACCACGTCCTTGGCGGCAGCGCTTTTCTTCGCCCGGTCTGAGACCAGCTCCAGCGCGGCCATCAGGCCCCGGCCGCGCACGTCGCCGACAAGCTCGTGCTTGACCTTCAACCCTTCGAGACCGGCCATCAGCTCGACGCCGCGCGCGGCGGCGTTGGCGGCGGTGTCGGCCTTCGCGGTCTCCTTCAGCGTGGCGAGCGCGGCCGCCGCGCCCACCGGATGACCGGAATAGGTATAGCCGTGGCCGATGGCGCCGAAGCTGTCCTTGTTGCTCTCGAAGGCGTTTGCCACCCGGTCGCAGATCATTACTGCGCCGAAGGGGAAGTAGCCGTTGGTGATGGCCTTGGCGGTCGTCATCATGTCGGGCTTGACGCCCCAGCCGCGCGAGCCGGTCCACGCGCCGGTGCGGCCGAAGGCGGTGATCACCTCGTCGGCGATGAGGAGAATGCCGTGCTTGTCGCAGATGGCGCGCATCAGCGGCATGAAGGTTTCGTGCGGCACGATCACGCCGCCTGCGCCCAGCACAGGCTCCATGATGAAGGCGGCGATGGTGTCGGCGCCCTGGAAGGCGATCTCATCCTCGAACTGGCGGGCGATAGCCTGCGCGATCTCGGCCGGATCGGTGGTGTTGAAGGGGTTACGGTAGGGATAGGGCGCGGCGAGATGGAAAACGCCCGGCAGCAACGGTTCGTAGTTGCGGCGGAAATTGGCGTTGCCGTTGACCGAAGCGCCGCCGAAATGCGTGCCGTGATACCCCTTCTTCAGCGCGACGAACTTGGTGCGTTCCGGCTGGCCATTGATCTTGTGGAACTGACGGGCGAGACGCAGCGCCGTCTCGACCGAATCCGAACCGCCCGAGGTGAAGAAGGCACGCGTCAGCCCGTCTTCCTTGAAGAATTCGGCCAATTCGTAGGAAAGCTCGATCAGCGGCGAATTGGTGGTGCCGCGGAAGGTGGAATAGTAGGGCAGCGCGTCCAGCTGGTCGCGGATCGCCTGTTTCACCGGCTCGCAGGAATAGCCGAGATTGACGTTCCACAGGCCGCCGACGGCATCCAGCACCGTCTTGCCGTGAATGTCGACCACCTCGACGCCCGCGCCGCCATTGATGATGCGCGGGGGCTTGGCCTGCATCTCGGCGGGATGGGCCATCGGATGCCAGAGATGGCGGGCGTTGTTCTCGATCAGGAAGTTGGAATCGCGCATGGGATTTCCTTTCAAAGGCCAAGCATGGTCAGCGCCTGCGCATAGCTTTCGGCAGGCCGGGTCACGTCAAAATGCACGTAGGGCAGGTTCACGGCTTCCGCCCCCTCGATGTTCTTCTTCTGGTCGTCGACGAAGACGCAGTCCGCCCGGTCGATGCCGATCTCGGCGAGCACCTGTTCATAGGCGCGCGGATCGGGCTTGAGAATTTTCGTATAGGTGGCGTCGACGATGACATCGAACAGCTCGATCAGCGGGAAGCGCTTGCGGAAGTCCACGCCGTAGAAGAGGTCGAGTTCGTTGGAGAGGATGGCGAGCTTCAGACCTGCCTCCTTCGCCTTGAGGATCGCATCCCGCGCCTCCGGGCGCAGCACCAGTTCGGCGTCCGCCCCCCGCGCCCGCTGGACGAAGGTCTTCATGTCCGTCCAGTCCTCGCCGAGCAGCGCGCCGACCTCGCGGGTGCGGGTCATCCAGTAGTCGCGCTCGGTGATCACGCGCGCCTGCATGGAAACCCAGAGCGGATCGGTTGCGGGGTCGAAGGGGCCGCGCCAGGTGAGCGTGCCGGCGGGCAGGCCGAGCGCGCGTTCGGTGATGTCATGCGTCTCGAACAGCGTGCGGGTGACGACCCCGCCGAAATCCAGAATAAGGGCTTTCGTCATGCAATGCGGCCTTTCTCGACGATGCCTTCGGCGACCCAGCGGTCGAAGACCTCCATGGCCTTGAGGGCGAATTCAGGGGCGTTGATATGCGCATCGACCTCGGAAAAGGCGACGGAGGCGGGCATGACCGTGCGCATCTCGTCGAGGAAGGCAGTGAGCGCCGCCGGCTCATGCAGCGGCTCGCCTTCCTGGTCCCACTCCTGCAGACCCTGCGCCGGCAGAAGGAAGGCGACGGGGGCGCTCGCTGCCGCCATCCGCTCCGCGACGACGCGGGCGACGGCTCGGCGCTGCTCCGGCGAGACGGTGACGGAGGCGATCAGCCGGTTGTGGGCATGATAGGGCCGGCCCTCGAAACGATCGGGCGTCTCCTGCCAGGCGGGCATGTCCACCATATCGACCGCGCCGGGAGCGATGATCTGCGGGATGCCGGCACGGCCGGCATTTTCCATGCGATCCGGGCCTGACGTTACCACCGATCCGTTCTCGGCATTGGTGACTTCCTGAATGCAGAAGTCGAAGACGGCGGCAAATTCCCCACGCGCGGCGACGGCCTCGTAGGCCCGCCCACCCATGCCGGTGGAATGGAAGACCGCGACGTCGTAGCCGCGCCGTTCCAGCTCCGGCTTCAGCACCTTCATGTATTTGAGGCAGGAGGAACCGAGAGAGGTCATGCCGATCAGCGGCCGCGCGCGGCCCGGCTTCTCGACGGCCTTCGCCGCGCCGACCACCGCGCCGCAGGCCTGCGACAGCACCGCCCGGCAAATCGGGTTCAGCCCGTAGAGCCCACCCGCCCACAGGATCATCATCAGGTCCGGCGCGATGCGCTCGGGCGGCAGGAGATGGGAATAGGCGATGGTGGAGACGATAAATTTCGGCGTGCCGAGCGGCAGGGTGGCAGCGACGTCGAGCGCAAGATCGGTGCCGAGCGAACCGCCGAGCGCGATCATGCCGTCCACCTCCCCGGCCTCGCAAAGACCGCGCACCAGCGTCACCGCGCCCTTGGCCATCAGCGCCATGGCGGAGTTCTCGTCGCCGCTGTCGAGGATCGCCGGGATGCTCGTGCCGGCGGCGGCGGCAACCTGGTGCTTGGAATGGTCGGGCACATAGGGCGGATCGCCGAGGATGCTGACATCCACCATGACGGGGATGCCGCCCGCCTGGCCGATGACCTCGGCCATGTACAGAAGTTCCTCGCTCTTGGTGTCGCCGGTGCCGATCACCAGAATATGGGGCAGACGGGCGCTTGCGCTCATCAAACCGTATCCTCCTCGTTTGCCTTCAGGCTCCACGAAGACGCCCATCTGGTCCGCCTCGCGTCAAGCCCGTCCGTCCGCCCGCCTCCTCCGGCGTCTCGCGAACGAATATACTTAACATGCGAATTAATCTGGCAGGAAGTTCCGCGCATTGCAAGTCTATATTTAAAATCATGGTTCACATAGTGAACCGAAACACTAGGAGCGTCAGCGCCGCGGTTCCCTGCCGGAAGCGGTCCAACACCTTG
This genomic stretch from Roseateles sp. XES5 harbors:
- a CDS encoding aspartate aminotransferase family protein, with product MRDSNFLIENNARHLWHPMAHPAEMQAKPPRIINGGAGVEVVDIHGKTVLDAVGGLWNVNLGYSCEPVKQAIRDQLDALPYYSTFRGTTNSPLIELSYELAEFFKEDGLTRAFFTSGGSDSVETALRLARQFHKINGQPERTKFVALKKGYHGTHFGGASVNGNANFRRNYEPLLPGVFHLAAPYPYRNPFNTTDPAEIAQAIARQFEDEIAFQGADTIAAFIMEPVLGAGGVIVPHETFMPLMRAICDKHGILLIADEVITAFGRTGAWTGSRGWGVKPDMMTTAKAITNGYFPFGAVMICDRVANAFESNKDSFGAIGHGYTYSGHPVGAAAALATLKETAKADTAANAAARGVELMAGLEGLKVKHELVGDVRGRGLMAALELVSDRAKKSAAAKDVVQKVYDTAYEAGVMVRTSGANVIISPPLVITAADVQKIVSALDAGLSAAQG
- a CDS encoding HAD family hydrolase, with protein sequence MTKALILDFGGVVTRTLFETHDITERALGLPAGTLTWRGPFDPATDPLWVSMQARVITERDYWMTRTREVGALLGEDWTDMKTFVQRARGADAELVLRPEARDAILKAKEAGLKLAILSNELDLFYGVDFRKRFPLIELFDVIVDATYTKILKPDPRAYEQVLAEIGIDRADCVFVDDQKKNIEGAEAVNLPYVHFDVTRPAESYAQALTMLGL
- a CDS encoding Tm-1-like ATP-binding domain-containing protein, translating into MSASARLPHILVIGTGDTKSEELLYMAEVIGQAGGIPVMVDVSILGDPPYVPDHSKHQVAAAAGTSIPAILDSGDENSAMALMAKGAVTLVRGLCEAGEVDGMIALGGSLGTDLALDVAATLPLGTPKFIVSTIAYSHLLPPERIAPDLMMILWAGGLYGLNPICRAVLSQACGAVVGAAKAVEKPGRARPLIGMTSLGSSCLKYMKVLKPELERRGYDVAVFHSTGMGGRAYEAVAARGEFAAVFDFCIQEVTNAENGSVVTSGPDRMENAGRAGIPQIIAPGAVDMVDMPAWQETPDRFEGRPYHAHNRLIASVTVSPEQRRAVARVVAERMAAASAPVAFLLPAQGLQEWDQEGEPLHEPAALTAFLDEMRTVMPASVAFSEVDAHINAPEFALKAMEVFDRWVAEGIVEKGRIA